Within Burkholderia cepacia GG4, the genomic segment CTCGCGATCAGCCGCGGCGGCGCGCAATTGTCGATAGGCGGCGAGCCGGTCGAGATCGGGCCGCAGCGCGAATATCCGGCGCTGTATGCGCAGTTCCGCGCGCTGATCGCGCGCGGCGAAAGCGATGTCGACGTGCGGCCGTTGCGGCTCGTCGCCGACGCGCTCCTGTTCGGGCGGCGCGTCGGGACCGACGCGTTCGGCCGCTGACAGCGTGCCGGCACGCGCCACCGCGAGCACGACCGCGCACGACGGAAGTTGAAGACCCAAGCCAATACAAGGAGACACGCATGAACCGCACGATTCGCCGACACACCCTGCGCGCGCTGCTGGCCGCACTTTGCCTCGCGCCGCTCGGCATGCAGGGCGCCGCGCACGCCGACGCGCCGCTGAAGATCGGCTTCCTGGTGAAAATGCCCGAGCAGGCATGGTTCATCAACGAGCAGAACGCGGCCGCCGCGCTCGGCCAGAAGGAGAGTTTCTCGGTCGTGAAGATCGGCACGCCGGACGGCGAGAAAGTGCTGGCCGCGATCGACAACCTCAACTCGCAAGGCGCGCAGGGCTTCGTGATCTGCGCGCCCGACGTGCGCCTCGGCCCGGCGATCGCCGCGCGCGCGAAGCGCTACAACATGAAGTTCGTGACCGTCGACGACCAGCTCGTCGATTCGACCGGCAAGCCGCTCACGAATGTGCCGCACCTCGGGATGTCGGCCACCAAGATCGGCAACCAGGTCGGCCAGGCGATCGCCGACGAGATGAAGCGGCGCGGCTGGAAGCCGGAGGAAGTCGGCGCGTTGCGCATCACCAACTACGAGCTGCCGACGGCGAAGCTGCGCACCGATGGCGCGACACAGGCGCTGCTCGCGAACGGCTTCCGCAAGGAGAACATCTTCGATGCGCCGCAGAAGACGACCGACGACAGCGGTGGCCTCGAGGCGGCCTTCCCGGTGCTCTCACGCCATCCGAACGTGAAGAAGTGGGTGGTCTTTGCGCTGAACGAGGAAACCGTGCTCGGCGCGGTGCGCGCGACCGAACAGCTGCACATCCCGGCGGCCGACGTGATCGGCGTCGGCATCAACGGCGCGGGCGAGGCGTTCGCCGAATTCCAGAAGAAGGAGCCGACCGGCTTCTACGGGACGATCGCGGTCAGCTCGACGAACCACGGCAAGGACAGCACGCAGAACCTCGTCGACTGGATTCGCAACGGCAAGACGCCGCAGGCCGACACGCAGACGAGCGGCAAGCTGATGACCCGCGCGAACTGGCAGGCCGTGCGCGCCGAGCTCGGCATCTGAGCGTGCGGGGCGAGGACGCGATGACGATGCAGACGATGACGGCCGTAACGGGCAACGACGGCGCTGCCGCAGCCGGCGCCGGTGCGCCGCCCCCCGGCGGCGCGCTGCTCGCGCTCGACGGCATCACGGTGACGTTTCCGGGCGTGCGTGCGCTCGATGCCGTGTCGCTGTCGGTGCGCGCGGGCGAAGTGCACGGGCTGATGGGCGAGAACGGCGCGGGCAAATCGACGCTGCTGAAGGTGCTGTCCGGCGTGAACCAGCCGCAGGCCGGCACGCTGACGCTGAACGGCGCGGTGCAGCGCTTCGCATCGACGCGCGCCGCGCTCGAGGCCGGCATTGCGATCATCTACCAGGAGCTGCATCTGGTGCCCGAGCTGACGGTCGCGGAGAACCTGATGCTCGGGCAGCTGCCGAGCCGGCTCGGCGTGGTCGACGAGCGTGCACTCGCGGTGCGTGCGCTCGATGCACTGGAGCGGCTCGGCGAGCACATCGATCCGGACATCCCGGTGAAGTACCTGTCGATCGGCCAGCGCCAGATGATCGAGATCGGCAAGGCGCTGATGCGCGATGCGCGCGTGATCGCGTTCGACGAGCCGACGAGCTCGCTGTCCGCGCGCGAGACGACGCAGCTGTTCCGCATCATCCGTTCGCTGCGTGCCGAGGGCCGCGCGATCATCTACGTCACGCACCGGATGGAGGAAGTCGACGCGCTGTGCGATCGCGTGACGGTGTTCCGCGACGGCCGCCGGATCGAGACGTTCGAATCGGTCGCCGAACTCGACCGCGACCGGCTGATCGGCTGCATGGTCGGGCGCTCGATCGAGGACGTGTACGGCTACCGGCCGCGCGCGGCCGGCGACGTGATGATCGAGGCGAAGGGGCTGACGGGGCCCGGCTTGTCGGAGCCGGTGTCGTTCGCCGCGCGGCGCGGCGAGATCGTCGGCTTCTTCGGGCTCGTCGGCGCGGGCCGTTCGGAGCTGATGAAGCTGCTGTACGGCGCGGCGCGTCCGAGCGGCGGGCACGTCGAGCTGGGCGGCAAGCGCGTCGCATTCTCGAGCCCGCGCGACGCGGTGCGTGCCGGCATCGCGCTGTGCCCTGAAGACCGCAAGCAGGAAGGCATCGTCGCGATCGCGTCGGTCGCCGACAACCTGAACATCAGCGCGCGTCGTCATTTCAGCCCGGCGCGCGTGCTGCTCGACGCGCGGCGCGAACGCGAGCTGGCGCAGAAATACATCGAGCGGCTCGCGATCAAGACCCGCGACGGCGACACGCCGATCGGCGCGCTGTCGGGCGGCAACCAGCAGAAGGTCGTGCTCGCGCGCTGGCTGGCCGAGCGCATCGACGTGTTCCTGATGGACGAGCCGACGCGCGGCATCGACGTCGGCGCGCGCGCGGAAATCTACAACCTGTTCTACGAACTCGCGGAAGCGGGCCGCACGGTGATCATCGTGTCGAGCG encodes:
- a CDS encoding arabinose ABC transporter substrate-binding protein, producing the protein MNRTIRRHTLRALLAALCLAPLGMQGAAHADAPLKIGFLVKMPEQAWFINEQNAAAALGQKESFSVVKIGTPDGEKVLAAIDNLNSQGAQGFVICAPDVRLGPAIAARAKRYNMKFVTVDDQLVDSTGKPLTNVPHLGMSATKIGNQVGQAIADEMKRRGWKPEEVGALRITNYELPTAKLRTDGATQALLANGFRKENIFDAPQKTTDDSGGLEAAFPVLSRHPNVKKWVVFALNEETVLGAVRATEQLHIPAADVIGVGINGAGEAFAEFQKKEPTGFYGTIAVSSTNHGKDSTQNLVDWIRNGKTPQADTQTSGKLMTRANWQAVRAELGI
- the araG gene encoding L-arabinose ABC transporter ATP-binding protein AraG, encoding MTMQTMTAVTGNDGAAAAGAGAPPPGGALLALDGITVTFPGVRALDAVSLSVRAGEVHGLMGENGAGKSTLLKVLSGVNQPQAGTLTLNGAVQRFASTRAALEAGIAIIYQELHLVPELTVAENLMLGQLPSRLGVVDERALAVRALDALERLGEHIDPDIPVKYLSIGQRQMIEIGKALMRDARVIAFDEPTSSLSARETTQLFRIIRSLRAEGRAIIYVTHRMEEVDALCDRVTVFRDGRRIETFESVAELDRDRLIGCMVGRSIEDVYGYRPRAAGDVMIEAKGLTGPGLSEPVSFAARRGEIVGFFGLVGAGRSELMKLLYGAARPSGGHVELGGKRVAFSSPRDAVRAGIALCPEDRKQEGIVAIASVADNLNISARRHFSPARVLLDARRERELAQKYIERLAIKTRDGDTPIGALSGGNQQKVVLARWLAERIDVFLMDEPTRGIDVGARAEIYNLFYELAEAGRTVIIVSSDLAEVIGVADRIIVMKEGRIAGEVAKAQATPDALIKLALPR